In Aythya fuligula isolate bAytFul2 chromosome 21, bAytFul2.pri, whole genome shotgun sequence, the DNA window TCTGAGGCTTGCTGCTTGTAATTTCTCCACGCCGAGGGCCTGCACAGACCCGGACATGGGGGATAGAGGGCTGCACGACAGAAGATTTTAGTAAAAACCTgaagagcaacaacaaacaaagcagaGGCTTTCCTGGGTCTCCGCACCAACCAGGGCTTGGATTTGTGATTCATCAGAATCTGGCAGATTGTgccaaataaaaaaaggcatggtgatccaggaaaaaaaaaaaaaaaagcagaaatacaacccaaaatttacaaaacaaatattattgCTTGCTGAAAAGTGCAGGTAGTCTGCCTGCGACTTAAAATTTAACTTGAGGAGGAGCCTCgtttagaagagaaaaagaaaaatacttaaggCAAGAGCGGCTTTAACTAAAAGCAAAGTTTTCTTCCATAGGTGTAGTCTGGGTACATAAggttggcttggctctggcagCTCTTGCTGTGATGGGAGAGGTGAGAATCCTTCGTCCTTACATAACGGAGATATTTCTGTGCCGTGGTAGCAATACGCAGTTTTGCTGATGCCTTgaattagcctttttttttttttttttgctcaagaCACAGCGTGCAGCCTGTGTTGCTAAGCCTCGGCCGGATCGAGTGGAGAGCTGTAATTACAGCAGCAATCTGAACGTCTCTGACTTGTCTTAGGAGATTTACAGGTGACAAAGAATCAAGCCCGGCCAGTTCAGTGACACAGCCCCAGAAAATGCTCCCCGGGCAGGCAGCACCGCGGCCATCGCCGCGAATTTCCTCCAGCTAAACGCTTGCTTTCAGGCTCGGTATCTGAAAGGCCACGCATCTGATAGCAGGACGCAGGCAAGGCAGTGTTTCTGGTCCGGATAACTGGCATCCAAGGTTATAAACTGGCATCCAAGCTTGCTGGAAGGGCTGGGGTAACTCGGTTGTAAATCAATTTGCTGCAACCGGCGGGCGAGCCGCTCAGCTCCGCGCCCCTGCTTGCACACCAGCggagagcagaaagcagatggCAGCGCATGGCAGGGCTCGGGCTGCCTGGCACTCCCCCAGGGCTGAGGGCAGGGACAGAAGTTTGCTTTCCTACGGAAAATGCAGCAACAAGGAAACGCCGGAGAATTCCCCCTGCTCCGGCACAAAGGCCATTTCCTCCAACGGTTCCCTTCTTGCTGCGTCACGGTGACAGAGGATGGGacacattttgcaaaaaaaattacattttctcccttccctccggTCCCGCTGCTGCCTGGAAGACTTCAGATCCCTCTGTGCACATCACCAGCACAGCATCGTTGGGTGGTGCCTGGCTCAGAGAGCCACGATTCGGCACCCAAAGCTCCGTCTGAGCGCACTGAGAGCATCACCCCTCCGCTACCCCCCCAACTGAATAGTGTTATCTGTCTCTTAGGCCTTGCTCATGCTGCCACCATAATATCTGAGTGCCTCCCAGCCTAGTGGACTGCTATCGTGAGGTCCCTGCTCGACCTCATGGagtcctctgctctcctccctgcccaggtGTCGGGGAGCACCGGCTGGGGTAGGTTTTTGTGCGTTTTCTCTGCCCAGAGCGAGGCACCTTTGGGGAAGGACTGCAGCCGTCTCTAATGCCAGGGGGATTCTGGTGGAAAGGCTTTTGGTGGAAAggagctctgctgcttgcttgcttcttGGCAGGTTGTTCGCCTTGGGCATGCAGCTTCCGACAGGCTGCGTGTTGTTCTCGCCTCTAGCAGGGGTCTCTTCCAGGCTCAGGACGCAGCAGAAGCCGTGAACTTGCTCTTCGGTCCTCCTATGGGGTTAAGGATAAGGCTGGTGATGGGTGTTTTTGCATGGTTTAGAACTaaaggggtgtttttttttcttctcttccagagtCTCCCAGGGCTCTCCTTATCTCCCCGGGCACCGTCATGTCGTGTTTCACCCAGCTGTGGCACTCCAGCACCCCGGACTCGCCCACCAGCCCCGTCCCCGCCTCTCCAAATGAAGCCCCCATCCCCATCAGCCCCATCGTTATCACCTCCCCGGGGGACAGCAAGAGGAAAGCCAGGTCCCCCACCGACAAGCCGGGCTCTCCAAACCCAACCTCCCCGAAGCCGACCTCCCCCGTCGAATGCTCCATTTGCTTCAACACCTACGACAACACCTTCAAGACGCCCAAACTGCTCCAATGCTCCCACGTTTTCTGCCTGGAGTGCGTGGCCCGCCTGAGCAAAGGGCTGCCCCCAAACCACCCCGAGGACCAGCTCCCCTGCCCTTTCTGCCGCCAGCTGACCAGCATCCCCCTGGAAGGCGTCCCGGCTCTCGAGACCAGCAAGGAGCTCCTCGCCACGCTGCCCCCTGAGCTCCAGCAGGAGAAGGTGCTGTGGATGGAGGGGACCAAGCTGTGCTGCCGCCGGTCCTCCGACGACCCCGAGAACCCAGACTCGTGCATCTCCATCGACGTTGCCATGAGCAAGCCCGAAAGCCCCGAGGCTCCCCCgacggggctggcagggaggctgTCCCGCTGCGACATGTGCGACGACTGGAAGCGCATCGTCCTCCTCTCGGCCCTCATCATCATCCTCTTCTGCATCATCCTGTGGCCGGTGCAGTGCGCCCTGAAGACAGGGAACCTCCGCTGCTTCACCAGGACTGTGGCGATGAGCAGGCCGGAATACCTCCCCCCGAAACACACCACGGCAGCCCCAGCCGTCACGCAGATCCCTTTCCAGTAGCAGCCCAGCGAGGAGGCACTTTgggaaggcaggagcagggctcgcTGCCTGACAGCATCCCTCGCCGTGCCTGCACACCCCGAGGTCTCCACGCTCGTTCCGTGGCTGCGCTTGGGTGCAGGCACCCTCTTCCAAGAGCTCTGCTGAAACCCGTGCCTGCCAAGCTGTCTCTGGCCCAGAAACGCTCTCAGGAGCTGTCAGCATCCCTCTGCCAACTCTCCACGGGAACCAGAGCCTCGAAAGCTGTCGCAAAGGTGCGGTGGGCGACGGATTCACTTCGAGGACTGCTCACCCGGAGAGGCGCAGGGGCCTTGGCTGGATACCAGATGACAGTGGGTGTAGTTCCTTCCACCTCCCTTGGGGAATAAAGGgctgtttctttttgcaaacCGAAGGATCGACATGCTTATTCCTGCGAGGAGCTGGGTTTGGGAGAGTAAAGACATGTCAGAGTTGTGCAAGCAGGTGAGGAGTAGCCTGATCCCACAGCCTTGAAACATTTCAGTGGTGCATTGGGTGCTGGAGGTGTTAAATGCTGCCTCCTGCTGACAAAACCCATCCATCCCCGCTGCTCACCGGAGCTGTTACCACCGGGACGAGCTAAGGCACTGCTGAAATTGCGAACAGAAGAGAGTAgcatttatttgatttatttttttcctcccagaagGTGATTAAAAATCACTCATCCCTTACCTGGAAGGATGAACGCGCCCAGGGTGAGCTCTGCTAGGCACACCAGCACGATGCTGCCCCTCGGTGAGCTTCATTCACACCTCTCCCAGGCAAATCGTTGCCAAACTGACAGAAGCTCCAGCTTCTGACAGCTTTACCCTCCTAATCTCAAAAGGTGTCAGTATTAAGACACGGGCCAGTTGCTTACacgatatttttatttaaagcagtgATTTTCCGACAGTGATTAACAAAGGTCTTCGTGAAGAAGGCGGCTTACAATTAAATCTTGTTTATTCAAACACATGGATGTAAGACAGGATTGTATGCAAGTACCATACGTGTATgtattaaattatgttttctacGATGCGAGGTGTCAATTTGTAGCATTTACTCCACATTTTCCCCTCTTACTTGCAGTTGGAGGTGCCCGCTCAGCAGTGCCGGGTCTGGCACCTCTGGAAGTTCATACTTACTGCCATCGAGGTGGTGTTGTCCCAGATGCAGCTGCCCCTGTAATTCCCCGATTTAACCTGAAAAAGGAGACGCTGCCAGGGCTGCTCGTCCTTTGCTTCTTGCCAGCTGGATGAAAGACGTTTCCAGTCTCGCTTTGCAGCAAAGCtggtttgaaataaaaaaaaataaaaaaaaaaaaaaggccaaagcAACGGCAGAAATAACCCAAGTCTGTCGTTATGCaaacctgctgctgggctgcagctgggattATCTGTGCCAGCCACACGGCTGCAGAACCcccccaggcactgcagcagccaCCAGAGGCACTGGGCTTGAGAGGGATTCTCCCTGCCCGTTCCCCGGTGCTTGCTATCTTCACAGCACCAACTTCAGGGTGTTCCTGGAAAAAGGCAGATTTAAGGCAGAGGAGgcactttttttccattttacacGGGGTGCATTGGAAAGCCCAGCAAATTGATGCTAAGCAGCAAAAGTGCTTTGCCGTGCACATCTTGGTTGGCGCTCAGTCCCACTGATGAGACCTAAGGGCAGGCGAGAGGGAAATAATATCTTCAGCTCAACAGCCTCATAAAAATCTGTCGTGGTGGCAAACTGAGCACAGAGATGTTCTCACAGCTCCGGCTATTCCTAGCAGTCTGTCGCAGCATCCTTCTGGGGACTGTCCCTCTgcacttcccctcctcaccGCCTACTGAGGAAGAAGGGCTGAAGGTCTAGCTCGCACGCAGCCGAACCTCACACTCATGCATAGTCAAAAGGAAGGATCAAAGCAAGTGGAAACAGGCCCCCAGGCAGTAACATTGGGGTTAGGAGACATCCCTGCTGTCCACACCACTCAATGCTCCGTCGCTTTCCCAAAGAGCAAGGCgcttagaaagaaagaaagcagaaataaaaagccttGAGAATAATCAACATTTATTAAAAgtgcaataaaaagaaacagttctCCCATCCCTGTGACCAGGGAGCAGGAAGACCAGCCAGGAAATACAGCCAAGGTATGTCATTGTGCTTTTGTTCAACCCCTTCTGCTCAGCCAGGGGAGCCAGCACCCTGGGCACCAGTGCCTCAGCACGCAGGGGGCCGCACGTCTGCCCTCTTCCAGGCACCTAGGAGGACACCAGCATCGTCCCCACGCATGCTCCAGAGCTTCAGGCACTGGCACTCAAGCCCAAAACTCCCCAGAGAGAGCACTTTCAGTCCCTGGTGCATCCTGCAAAAAGGGGGTTCTTTGGCAGGGCTCGTTGCAGACCTCAGGGCCGGAACGGCAGGGAGCCCTGGGAGTCACAAGTCGAGATTTAATCAACAGAGCTGGAATATTCCACTCAATAACACACGTCTTCACGGCACTGGTCAAGTCACAAGCGCTCCTACAGCACCCCTACACTCCGCAGACACAGCACTTGCCTTGTGGTAGGGttgcaagggggaaaaaaaagagctcatACAGCAAGGTAACGGCAGAGCTGCGTCCAACTCAGAGGGGCCCAGCTCAAGTTCAGCTCAAGTCTAGCATCCTACGCTGTGTTACTCGCTCGGGGGTGGCTAAAAGCACAGTGCACAGCCAAAGCTGCTTTCCTACTCTTCAGCACCCTTCAGTTAGGTGGGATCTCCCAGAGCTCAACGTTCAGACCCGCACCAGGGTGGAGATGCCCCCCTCCGGCCCCAGTTCTGCTCCAAAAACCGAGCTCCGTGGGCTCTCAGGCACGCGCACACCCTCCTGCTGCACGGTGGCAGCAGGGATGCCCGGGGTGCTTTGGCAGGCTTGCATAGAAAGCTAAACTGGGACAACCCAAAGGAAGCGTGAGGAGAAGAATTAGAGGCACAGACAGCCTGGGCCAGGCCgtgcttcctcttcctcacctcCACAGGCAGCGAAGTCACTCCAGGAATTAGCCGAGAGCCACTTCTAGCTTGGAAATGATCGACCTAATGAAAACATCCGAGTGCACTAATACTTTGCTAACGCCCTAAACGGGCAACCCTGGGAAAGCTCCTAAGCAAACAGTCGTTTCCATTCCTTTAACGATTTGCGTGTAAAAAATAAgaatcttaaattaaaaaaaaaaaaaattaaaactgagcCTTGATGCCCAACGAATGTCCAGAGGCACTTCCACATAAATATCGACCTACTGATACAGGGGAGACCGGGAGAAGATCCTTCTCGAGAATAAGTTAGGTCAAGGCATGTTCTTAAGGCGCAGACTCTGCTTGCTTCTTGCAGCCAGCTTCTGAACTCCTTGCTGAATCCAAGGTG includes these proteins:
- the RNF223 gene encoding RING finger protein 223 is translated as MESSALLPAQVSGSTGWESPRALLISPGTVMSCFTQLWHSSTPDSPTSPVPASPNEAPIPISPIVITSPGDSKRKARSPTDKPGSPNPTSPKPTSPVECSICFNTYDNTFKTPKLLQCSHVFCLECVARLSKGLPPNHPEDQLPCPFCRQLTSIPLEGVPALETSKELLATLPPELQQEKVLWMEGTKLCCRRSSDDPENPDSCISIDVAMSKPESPEAPPTGLAGRLSRCDMCDDWKRIVLLSALIIILFCIILWPVQCALKTGNLRCFTRTVAMSRPEYLPPKHTTAAPAVTQIPFQ